The Methyloceanibacter stevinii sequence CAGGCAGAGCCTAGCGTGGCCCTGGCCTCATCCACAAGTCGTACGAGTTCCTTTCGCGCGTCCTGCGGGGTGTGAATCCGGCCCCTGAAATCGATCCGCAGGGCCTCGGTGCCCCGCACAAGATCGCACCCGAGCGGATCGAGCCCGCTCATTAGCCAAAGGGGGTGCCGCCGGATCAGGCGCCACACCGCCGAAGACTTGCGCATAGAGAGCGACGGCGGCGGCATGGTCCTCGTTGTGCGCGACGATGCCGTCCTCAGCCTCCAGGAGGCTCTCCGCGCCCGCGAGCGGGACCAGCAGGTCCTCCGGCGATAAGTCGACGATGCGGCCGAAGCCGCCGATGAAATGGGCGCCTCGATTTCCAGCCTCCAGAACGAAAAATCCGGAAAATCCGCGTAAAACGCGGCCTGAGCCTGCCGGGCCAGGAACCGCCGGCGAGCGGCCGGATCGTCCGTCCGTTCGGCTCGCCCGCTGAGCGTCAGGCGCGCGCCTTGCAGCGGATCGCCGCCGCCGGGACCCCCCAAACCCGTCCCGTCCAGAAGGATCGCCGCGCGAGGGTCGGCCACCAGATTGCGCGTATGCCGGGCCAGCGTCGAAATGAGGAAGATGGGCGACCCGTCCACCTCCGTCGCCAGGGTGATGAGCGAGGCATAAGGCGCCCCGGAAGGGGCCTCCAAGGTCGCCAAAGTGCCCTTGGTCGATAGTCGCACGAGGCTGCGCGCTTCGGCCGCGATCCCTGCCATATCGGGTAATTCTGGAGAGTTATTTACTTGCGCCATAACGGTTTTTGTTGCATCCCGGTATTGATGGGTCGGGCGCACGGCGCCCCAAGCTTTGCCCCGATGCTGCCATGGTTTTCACGCAGCGCTAGGAGCATAACACCCAGTCAATCGCGTACAGCGCGCAAAAAGGCCCCCCCTATGCCAACAATTGCCCTTGTCGATGACGACAGAAACATTCTTACCTCCTTGCGCATGGTGCTCGAGGCGGAAGGGTATAAGACCCAGACCTACAACGACGGCGCCAGCGCGCTGGACGGCTTGTTCGACAGTCCGCCCGATCTCGCCATCCTCGACATCAAGATGCCGCGCATGGACGGCATGGAGCTCCTGCGGCGCCTTCGTCAGCGCACGGAGATGCCCGTGATCTTCCTCACCTCGAAAGACGAGGAGATCGACGAGCTGTTCGGCCTCAAGATGGGTGCGGACGACTACATCCGGAAACCCTTCCCGCAGCGTCTGCTGATCGAGCGCGTCAAGGCGGTGCTGCGGCGCGCCCAGCCCCGCGACACGGCCCAAGTGGCGGACGACAAGTCCAAGGTCCTGGAGCGCGGCAAGCTGAAAATGGATTCCGAGCGCCACACCTGCGTGTGGGACGGGTTGCCGGTGACCCTCACCGTGACCGAGTTCCTGATCTTGCAGGCGCTGGCGCAGCGCCCGGGCGTGGTAAAAAGCCGGGACGCGCTGATGGATGCGGCCTATGATGATCAAGTCTATGTCGACGACCGCACAATCGACAGCCACATCAAGCGGTTGCGGAAGAAGTTCAAGGCCGTCGACCAAAGCTTCGATGTGATCGAGACGCTCTATGGTGTGGGCTATCGCTTCAAAGAATAACAGGCGGCACCAATGACCGCCGAGGCCGAAAGGTCCTGGCAGCCGGACTCCGGAACGTGGCGCGCCCGCGCCATGCGCGTGGGCCGTGCCGGTCTCTATTGGGTCCGCCGCGCCACGCGCTGGCTCGGGCAGCACCGTCCGTTCCGTCACGGCTTCTCGAGCCTCACCCGCCGGATCGTCGTGCTGAATCTCATCGGCCTTGCGATCCTCGTCTCGGGCATTCTGTATCTCAACGACCTGCGCGCCGCGTTGATCGGCGCCGAGGTCCAGAGCCTTCAGACGCAAGGCGAGATCATCGCCCGCGCTATCGCCGCATCGGCAGGCGTCGATGCCGGCGAGTCCGACGTCGACCCGGAGACGATCCTGGAACGGGAAATGGGCGATGCCGCCTTCTCCGAGAGCGACACGCTTCCCAACGCGCTCGGATTCACGATCGATCCCGAGCGCGCCGCACCGATCCTGCGCCCGCTGGTGAAACCGACGGGCAGCCGCGCGCGCATCTACGATCGCGACGGTGCACTGATCCTCGATTCCGACACGTTCTATTCGCGCGGCGAGGTGCTGCGCTACGACCTGCCGCCGCCGGAAACGAGCGAACCCGACGCGCTGACAACGTTCTGGAACGCGGTGGCCAATCAGTTCCAGCCGCTGGACCTGCCGGTCTATACGGAGATCGGAACCGTGAACGGGAAAGCCTACCCAGAGGTCGAAGCCGCGCTAACGGGCACGTCCGTTCCCATCGTCCGCAAGAACGAGAAGGGTGAGATCGTCGTCTCCGTTGCCGTTCCCGTCGAACGCATGCGGTCGGTGCTCGGTGTGCTTTTGTTTTCGACCCGGGGCGGCGATATCGACAAGGTCGTTGCCGCGGAACGCTGGCGCATCTTCCGCGTCGCGCTGTTCGCCGCGGCTGTGACGGTCGTCCTGTCTCTCATTCTTGCGAACACGATCGCCGGTCCCATGCAGCGCCTGGCGGTCGCGGCAGAGCGCGTGCGGCACAGCGTCAAGGCGCGCGCGGAGATCCCGGACTTCACGGACCGTTCCGACGAGATCGGCCATCTATCCGGCGCGCTCAGAGACATGACGGCAGCGCTCTACAACCGGATCGACGCGATCGAGAGTTTCGCCGCCGACGTCGCGCACGAACTGAAGAATCCTCTCACGTCGCTGCGCAGCGCGACCGAGACTCTGCCCGTGGTTAGGGACCAGGAATCGCGCACGCGCTTGATGGAAATCATCCAGCACGACGTGAAGCGGCTCGACCGTTTGATCAGCGACATCTCCGATGCCTCGCGTCTCGACGCGGAACTGGCCCGCGAGGATGCGGGGCCTGTCGACATGGACGACCTTCTGCGTGCAACCGTGTCGCTTTACAACGACATCCACCTCGACGAGCTGCCCGAAGTTTCGTTGGAGATCGAGCATGCGCCCGGGACCTACCCGTATCGCGTCTTCGGTCACGACAGCCGGCTGCACCAGGTGATGGTGAACCTGATCGAGAACGCGATCTCCTTCTCGCCGCCGCGAGGCCGCGTGACCATCACGGCGCGGCGGCGTGGGACCAATATCGAAATCCTGATCGAAGACGAGGGCCCGGGAATCCCGCCGGAGAATCTGGAGCGCATTTTCGAGCGCTTCTACACGGATCGGCCCCACGAGACGTTCG is a genomic window containing:
- a CDS encoding HugZ family protein; the protein is MAGIAAEARSLVRLSTKGTLATLEAPSGAPYASLITLATEVDGSPIFLISTLARHTRNLVADPRAAILLDGTGLGGPGGGDPLQGARLTLSGRAERTDDPAARRRFLARQAQAAFYADFPDFSFWRLEIEAPISSAASAASSTYRRRTCWSRSRARRASWRLRTASSRTTRTMPPPSLSMRKSSAVWRLIRRHPLWLMSGLDPLGCDLVRGTEALRIDFRGRIHTPQDARKELVRLVDEARATLGSA
- a CDS encoding response regulator transcription factor; the protein is MPTIALVDDDRNILTSLRMVLEAEGYKTQTYNDGASALDGLFDSPPDLAILDIKMPRMDGMELLRRLRQRTEMPVIFLTSKDEEIDELFGLKMGADDYIRKPFPQRLLIERVKAVLRRAQPRDTAQVADDKSKVLERGKLKMDSERHTCVWDGLPVTLTVTEFLILQALAQRPGVVKSRDALMDAAYDDQVYVDDRTIDSHIKRLRKKFKAVDQSFDVIETLYGVGYRFKE
- a CDS encoding sensor histidine kinase; amino-acid sequence: MTAEAERSWQPDSGTWRARAMRVGRAGLYWVRRATRWLGQHRPFRHGFSSLTRRIVVLNLIGLAILVSGILYLNDLRAALIGAEVQSLQTQGEIIARAIAASAGVDAGESDVDPETILEREMGDAAFSESDTLPNALGFTIDPERAAPILRPLVKPTGSRARIYDRDGALILDSDTFYSRGEVLRYDLPPPETSEPDALTTFWNAVANQFQPLDLPVYTEIGTVNGKAYPEVEAALTGTSVPIVRKNEKGEIVVSVAVPVERMRSVLGVLLFSTRGGDIDKVVAAERWRIFRVALFAAAVTVVLSLILANTIAGPMQRLAVAAERVRHSVKARAEIPDFTDRSDEIGHLSGALRDMTAALYNRIDAIESFAADVAHELKNPLTSLRSATETLPVVRDQESRTRLMEIIQHDVKRLDRLISDISDASRLDAELAREDAGPVDMDDLLRATVSLYNDIHLDELPEVSLEIEHAPGTYPYRVFGHDSRLHQVMVNLIENAISFSPPRGRVTITARRRGTNIEILIEDEGPGIPPENLERIFERFYTDRPHETFGQNSGLGLNISRQIIAAHGGRLYAENRPAPGGEAGAAGVKRSGGARFVIRLAAT